In Myripristis murdjan chromosome 9, fMyrMur1.1, whole genome shotgun sequence, the following proteins share a genomic window:
- the LOC115364864 gene encoding TELO2-interacting protein 2-like isoform X2, with the protein MDLSSLLHQLTLPPSSSSSSSSSSSSSSSPPEKPRPPQLPPPITEVLARLQEKLIGAEDEKASDVLIGQAEQLFRTADPDWLFRPDPANQAALVAVASALIGRAALPLCEPDAPPPASGYRDVPERARPVCSALAALLVRLGRCQSEAGGGASRSLLHAVAPPCFVFAVTHLQVAPWTSPASRQAAAGLQGALLRAGRWRDPAHFLMGDEEEGEGTSRGMLGGVLDVLQPQLNKDTWQRSEAVKFVFSSTLLQVSRPALSPHLPRLLPPALLLSDHYRPENCMLGVRCVHHIVLNTLVLSCLLDLLLVLEKPPASLAPARPPRKPCRHDDVLRLLLTHMEAESKVALRRVYATALPLYIDRMGVAVCRHLRRVERVLLGYLEVGDPPDETSRLAALTALQRTVEVAWPRMAGRVCVLLRCLLRLLLDVSSDCEPTAAARQQLMEQSRVCVALLDRCAHTQLQSLLQQVDSSCVSPDVLSCLATVTMETPR; encoded by the exons ATGGATCTGTCCTCTCTGCTCCATCAGctcaccctccctccttcatcatcatcatcatcatcatcatcatcatcatcatcatcatcaccgccggagaagccccgccccccacaGCTCCCTCCTCCAATCACAGAGGTCCTGGCTCGGCTGCAGGAGAAGCTGATTGGTGCAGAGGATGAAAAAGCCTCGGACGTTCTGATTGGCCAGGCGGAGCAGCTGTTCCGCACGGCCGATCCCGATTGGCTGTTCCGTCCGGACCCGGCCAATCAGGCGGCGCTCGTCGCCGTGGCCTCCGCTCTGATTGGCCGCGCCGCTCTGCCGCTCTGCGAGCCGGACGCCCCGCCCCCCGCCTCCGGCTACCGGGACGTCCCGGAGCGAGCGCGCCCGGTGTGCTCGGCGCTCGCCGccctgctggtcagactgggACGGTGTCAGAGCGAggctgggggcggggcctcgCGCTCCCTGCTGCACGCTGTGGCCCCGCCCTGCTTCGTGTTCGCTGTCACTCACCTGCAG GTGGCGCCGTGGACGAGCCCGGCCTCCAGACAGGCTGCAgccggcctgcagggggcgctgctgaGGGCGGGGCGCTGGAGAGACCCCGCCCACTTCCTGAtgggggatgaagaggagggggaggggacgAGCAGAGGCATGCTGGGAGGCGTCCTGGACGTCCTGCAGCCCCAACTCAACAA ggacaCGTGGCAGCGCTCTGAGGCGGTGAAGTTTGTGTTCTCATCGACgctcctgcag gtgagccGCCCCGCCCTCTCCCCCCACCTGCCCCGCCTCCTCCCCCCCGCCCTCCTGCTCTCAGACCACTACAGACCGGAgaactgcatgctgggagttcGCTGTGTGCACCACATAGTGCTCAACACg ctcgtcctgtcctgtctgctGGACCTGCTGCTGGTTTTGGAGAAGCCCCCCGCCTCGCTCGCCCCCGCCCGCCCCCCCAGGAAGCCCTGTCGCCATGACGACGTGCTGCGGCTGCTCCTGACCCACATGGAGGCGGAGAGCAAGGTGGCGCTGCGGCGCGTCTACGCCACCGCCCTGCCGCTCTACATAGAcag GATGGGCGTGGCCGTGTGCAGACACCTGAGGCGGGTGGAGCGAGTGCTGCTGGGATACCTGGAGGTCGGAGACCCTCCGGACGAGACGAGCCGATTGGCCGCTCTGACGGCGCTGCAGAGAACTGTGGAGGTCGCCTGGCCCAg gatggccggccgggtgtgtgtgttgctgcgctgtctgctgcggctgctgctcGACGTTTCCTCCGACTGCGAGCCGACGGCTGCAGCCCGACAGCAGCTGATGGAGCAGAGCCGAGTGTGTGTCGCCCTGCTGGACCGCTGcgctcacacacagctgcag
- the LOC115364864 gene encoding TELO2-interacting protein 2-like isoform X1 encodes MDLSSLLHQLTLPPSSSSSSSSSSSSSSSPPEKPRPPQLPPPITEVLARLQEKLIGAEDEKASDVLIGQAEQLFRTADPDWLFRPDPANQAALVAVASALIGRAALPLCEPDAPPPASGYRDVPERARPVCSALAALLVRLGRCQSEAGGGASRSLLHAVAPPCFVFAVTHLQVAPWTSPASRQAAAGLQGALLRAGRWRDPAHFLMGDEEEGEGTSRGMLGGVLDVLQPQLNKDTWQRSEAVKFVFSSTLLQVSRPALSPHLPRLLPPALLLSDHYRPENCMLGVRCVHHIVLNTPAAELRQYNRAEVLYQALYKHLYTTEASVIQLVLSCLLDLLLVLEKPPASLAPARPPRKPCRHDDVLRLLLTHMEAESKVALRRVYATALPLYIDRMGVAVCRHLRRVERVLLGYLEVGDPPDETSRLAALTALQRTVEVAWPRMAGRVCVLLRCLLRLLLDVSSDCEPTAAARQQLMEQSRVCVALLDRCAHTQLQSLLQQVDSSCVSPDVLSCLATVTMETPR; translated from the exons ATGGATCTGTCCTCTCTGCTCCATCAGctcaccctccctccttcatcatcatcatcatcatcatcatcatcatcatcatcatcatcaccgccggagaagccccgccccccacaGCTCCCTCCTCCAATCACAGAGGTCCTGGCTCGGCTGCAGGAGAAGCTGATTGGTGCAGAGGATGAAAAAGCCTCGGACGTTCTGATTGGCCAGGCGGAGCAGCTGTTCCGCACGGCCGATCCCGATTGGCTGTTCCGTCCGGACCCGGCCAATCAGGCGGCGCTCGTCGCCGTGGCCTCCGCTCTGATTGGCCGCGCCGCTCTGCCGCTCTGCGAGCCGGACGCCCCGCCCCCCGCCTCCGGCTACCGGGACGTCCCGGAGCGAGCGCGCCCGGTGTGCTCGGCGCTCGCCGccctgctggtcagactgggACGGTGTCAGAGCGAggctgggggcggggcctcgCGCTCCCTGCTGCACGCTGTGGCCCCGCCCTGCTTCGTGTTCGCTGTCACTCACCTGCAG GTGGCGCCGTGGACGAGCCCGGCCTCCAGACAGGCTGCAgccggcctgcagggggcgctgctgaGGGCGGGGCGCTGGAGAGACCCCGCCCACTTCCTGAtgggggatgaagaggagggggaggggacgAGCAGAGGCATGCTGGGAGGCGTCCTGGACGTCCTGCAGCCCCAACTCAACAA ggacaCGTGGCAGCGCTCTGAGGCGGTGAAGTTTGTGTTCTCATCGACgctcctgcag gtgagccGCCCCGCCCTCTCCCCCCACCTGCCCCGCCTCCTCCCCCCCGCCCTCCTGCTCTCAGACCACTACAGACCGGAgaactgcatgctgggagttcGCTGTGTGCACCACATAGTGCTCAACACg cctgcagcAGAGCTCCGTCAGTACAACAGAGCAGAGGTTCTGTACCAGGCCCTGTACAAACACCTGTACACCACTGAGGCCTCCGtcatacag ctcgtcctgtcctgtctgctGGACCTGCTGCTGGTTTTGGAGAAGCCCCCCGCCTCGCTCGCCCCCGCCCGCCCCCCCAGGAAGCCCTGTCGCCATGACGACGTGCTGCGGCTGCTCCTGACCCACATGGAGGCGGAGAGCAAGGTGGCGCTGCGGCGCGTCTACGCCACCGCCCTGCCGCTCTACATAGAcag GATGGGCGTGGCCGTGTGCAGACACCTGAGGCGGGTGGAGCGAGTGCTGCTGGGATACCTGGAGGTCGGAGACCCTCCGGACGAGACGAGCCGATTGGCCGCTCTGACGGCGCTGCAGAGAACTGTGGAGGTCGCCTGGCCCAg gatggccggccgggtgtgtgtgttgctgcgctgtctgctgcggctgctgctcGACGTTTCCTCCGACTGCGAGCCGACGGCTGCAGCCCGACAGCAGCTGATGGAGCAGAGCCGAGTGTGTGTCGCCCTGCTGGACCGCTGcgctcacacacagctgcag